One region of Erythrolamprus reginae isolate rEryReg1 chromosome 12, rEryReg1.hap1, whole genome shotgun sequence genomic DNA includes:
- the SFTPB gene encoding pulmonary surfactant-associated protein B isoform X2, whose translation MLAGEFWELKSKFPSSCQVLTSEIQNECAKGAAYWCSNLMTAIKCGALDRCVQTWWNQASNESVWNRSSNEDMCADCKQLISLLVRMAKESAFKVTKQSLNVPALWSLQEYLEAECTNLPLQTLIPQCQALVKDYYARLIASLEKQLDPGVICSQLGACPADLPGSQDAWMWLLRGLLPQLPGQRPILPGGGHTQESPGEATLPIPLPLCWLCRTFVGKAEAVIPKAAIGKAMSKLCYIMPGVVAGMCQCLMEKYTVIIVDTIVSKLGPRLVCGMMLMCTSQEENCGPESLLPATAEGCRVCLALSGQVAASQVGPDRSRRAVEAALSGACSPSSPSWPQCHHFISQHQPKLSALLMEPWDPQTTCQELGACRAEQLWPSSTPCAQGPTYWCSSWRAAEQCKATRHCQDHVWL comes from the exons atgctggctggggaattctgggagttgaagtccaaatttccctcaagttgccaag tCCTAACCAGTGAGATCCAGAATGAATGTGCCAAGGGAGCAGCATACTGGTGCAGCAACTTAATGACCGCTATCAAGTGTGGTGCTTTGGATCGCTGTGTCCAGACTTGGTGGAATCAAGCCAGCAACGAGAGTGTCTGGAACAGAAGCAGCAAT GAGGACATGTGCGCAGACTGCAAGCAACTCATCTCCCTCCTGGTGCGCATGGCCAAGGAATCGGCCTTTAAGGTGACCAAGCAATCCCTGAATGTTCCAGCTCTGTGG TCTCTCCAGGAGTATTTGGAGGCCGAGTGTACCAACCTGCCACTCCAGACACTCATCCCGCAGTGCCAGGCCTTGGTCAAGGACTACTATGCCCGTCTGATTGCCAGCCTGGAAAAACAACTT GATCCCGGCGTCATCTGCTCCCAGCTGGGCGCCTGTCCCGCTGACCTTCCAGGAAGCCAAGATGCCTGGATGTGGCTGCTCCGAGGGCTCCTCCCACAGCTGCCAGGCCAGAGGCCCATCCTGCCCGGGGGGGGCCACACGCAG GAGTCCCCCGGGGAGGCCACGCTGCCCATCCCCCTGCCTCTCTGCTGGCTGTGCCGGACGTTTGTGGGCAAGGCAGAGGCGGTCATCCCCAAG GCCGCTATTGGCAAAGCCATGTCCAAACTCTGCTACATCATGCCCGGGGTTGTTGCTGGCATGTGCCAGTGCCTGATGGAGAAATACACGGTGATCATCGTGGACACCATTGTCAGCAAGCTGGGCCCCCGCCTGGTCTGTGGAATGATGCTCATGTGCACCTCCCAGGAGGAGAACTGTGGCCCAG AGAGCCTGTTGCCGGCCACAGCCGAGGGGTGTCGGGTGTGCCTAGCGCTCAGCGGCCAAGTGGCAGCCTCTCAGGTGGGGCCGGATCGCAGCAGGAGGGCCGTGGAGGCAGCCCTGTCCGGAGCCTGCagcccttcctctccctcctggccGCAG TGCCACCACTTCATCTCCCAGCACCAGCCCAAGCTCTCGGCACTGTTGATGGAGCCCTGGGACCCCCAGACTACCTGCCAg gaactgggcgccTGCAGAGCCGAGCAGCTGTGGCCAAGCTCCACTCCTTGTGCCCAGGGACCCACTTACTGGTGCTCCAGCTGGAGGGCAGCCGAGCAGTGCAAG GCTACTCGGCACTGCCAGGATCACGTCTGGCTGTAA
- the SFTPB gene encoding pulmonary surfactant-associated protein B isoform X6: MTAIKCGALDRCVQTWWNQASNESVWNRSSNEDMCADCKQLISLLVRMAKESAFKVTKQSLNVPALWSLQEYLEAECTNLPLQTLIPQCQALVKDYYARLIASLEKQLDPGVICSQLGACPADLPGSQDAWMWLLRGLLPQLPGQRPILPGGGHTQESPGEATLPIPLPLCWLCRTFVGKAEAVIPKAAIGKAMSKLCYIMPGVVAGMCQCLMEKYTVIIVDTIVSKLGPRLVCGMMLMCTSQEENCGPESLLPATAEGCRVCLALSGQVAASQVGPDRSRRAVEAALSGACSPSSPSWPQCHHFISQHQPKLSALLMEPWDPQTTCQELGACRAEQLWPSSTPCAQGPTYWCSSWRAAEQCKATRHCQDHVWL; encoded by the exons ATGACCGCTATCAAGTGTGGTGCTTTGGATCGCTGTGTCCAGACTTGGTGGAATCAAGCCAGCAACGAGAGTGTCTGGAACAGAAGCAGCAAT GAGGACATGTGCGCAGACTGCAAGCAACTCATCTCCCTCCTGGTGCGCATGGCCAAGGAATCGGCCTTTAAGGTGACCAAGCAATCCCTGAATGTTCCAGCTCTGTGG TCTCTCCAGGAGTATTTGGAGGCCGAGTGTACCAACCTGCCACTCCAGACACTCATCCCGCAGTGCCAGGCCTTGGTCAAGGACTACTATGCCCGTCTGATTGCCAGCCTGGAAAAACAACTT GATCCCGGCGTCATCTGCTCCCAGCTGGGCGCCTGTCCCGCTGACCTTCCAGGAAGCCAAGATGCCTGGATGTGGCTGCTCCGAGGGCTCCTCCCACAGCTGCCAGGCCAGAGGCCCATCCTGCCCGGGGGGGGCCACACGCAG GAGTCCCCCGGGGAGGCCACGCTGCCCATCCCCCTGCCTCTCTGCTGGCTGTGCCGGACGTTTGTGGGCAAGGCAGAGGCGGTCATCCCCAAG GCCGCTATTGGCAAAGCCATGTCCAAACTCTGCTACATCATGCCCGGGGTTGTTGCTGGCATGTGCCAGTGCCTGATGGAGAAATACACGGTGATCATCGTGGACACCATTGTCAGCAAGCTGGGCCCCCGCCTGGTCTGTGGAATGATGCTCATGTGCACCTCCCAGGAGGAGAACTGTGGCCCAG AGAGCCTGTTGCCGGCCACAGCCGAGGGGTGTCGGGTGTGCCTAGCGCTCAGCGGCCAAGTGGCAGCCTCTCAGGTGGGGCCGGATCGCAGCAGGAGGGCCGTGGAGGCAGCCCTGTCCGGAGCCTGCagcccttcctctccctcctggccGCAG TGCCACCACTTCATCTCCCAGCACCAGCCCAAGCTCTCGGCACTGTTGATGGAGCCCTGGGACCCCCAGACTACCTGCCAg gaactgggcgccTGCAGAGCCGAGCAGCTGTGGCCAAGCTCCACTCCTTGTGCCCAGGGACCCACTTACTGGTGCTCCAGCTGGAGGGCAGCCGAGCAGTGCAAG GCTACTCGGCACTGCCAGGATCACGTCTGGCTGTAA
- the SFTPB gene encoding pulmonary surfactant-associated protein B isoform X3 produces MPDRQITMWAPILLGLLSGGLVLTSEIQNECAKGAAYWCSNLMTAIKCGALDRCVQTWWNQASNESVWNRSSNEDMCADCKQLISLLVRMAKESAFKKSLQEYLEAECTNLPLQTLIPQCQALVKDYYARLIASLEKQLDPGVICSQLGACPADLPGSQDAWMWLLRGLLPQLPGQRPILPGGGHTQESPGEATLPIPLPLCWLCRTFVGKAEAVIPKAAIGKAMSKLCYIMPGVVAGMCQCLMEKYTVIIVDTIVSKLGPRLVCGMMLMCTSQEENCGPESLLPATAEGCRVCLALSGQVAASQVGPDRSRRAVEAALSGACSPSSPSWPQCHHFISQHQPKLSALLMEPWDPQTTCQELGACRAEQLWPSSTPCAQGPTYWCSSWRAAEQCKATRHCQDHVWL; encoded by the exons ATGCCTGACAGACAGATCACCATGTGGGCCCCCATCCTGCTCGGCCTGCTCTCCGGAGGCCTGG tCCTAACCAGTGAGATCCAGAATGAATGTGCCAAGGGAGCAGCATACTGGTGCAGCAACTTAATGACCGCTATCAAGTGTGGTGCTTTGGATCGCTGTGTCCAGACTTGGTGGAATCAAGCCAGCAACGAGAGTGTCTGGAACAGAAGCAGCAAT GAGGACATGTGCGCAGACTGCAAGCAACTCATCTCCCTCCTGGTGCGCATGGCCAAGGAATCGGCCTTTAAG AAGTCTCTCCAGGAGTATTTGGAGGCCGAGTGTACCAACCTGCCACTCCAGACACTCATCCCGCAGTGCCAGGCCTTGGTCAAGGACTACTATGCCCGTCTGATTGCCAGCCTGGAAAAACAACTT GATCCCGGCGTCATCTGCTCCCAGCTGGGCGCCTGTCCCGCTGACCTTCCAGGAAGCCAAGATGCCTGGATGTGGCTGCTCCGAGGGCTCCTCCCACAGCTGCCAGGCCAGAGGCCCATCCTGCCCGGGGGGGGCCACACGCAG GAGTCCCCCGGGGAGGCCACGCTGCCCATCCCCCTGCCTCTCTGCTGGCTGTGCCGGACGTTTGTGGGCAAGGCAGAGGCGGTCATCCCCAAG GCCGCTATTGGCAAAGCCATGTCCAAACTCTGCTACATCATGCCCGGGGTTGTTGCTGGCATGTGCCAGTGCCTGATGGAGAAATACACGGTGATCATCGTGGACACCATTGTCAGCAAGCTGGGCCCCCGCCTGGTCTGTGGAATGATGCTCATGTGCACCTCCCAGGAGGAGAACTGTGGCCCAG AGAGCCTGTTGCCGGCCACAGCCGAGGGGTGTCGGGTGTGCCTAGCGCTCAGCGGCCAAGTGGCAGCCTCTCAGGTGGGGCCGGATCGCAGCAGGAGGGCCGTGGAGGCAGCCCTGTCCGGAGCCTGCagcccttcctctccctcctggccGCAG TGCCACCACTTCATCTCCCAGCACCAGCCCAAGCTCTCGGCACTGTTGATGGAGCCCTGGGACCCCCAGACTACCTGCCAg gaactgggcgccTGCAGAGCCGAGCAGCTGTGGCCAAGCTCCACTCCTTGTGCCCAGGGACCCACTTACTGGTGCTCCAGCTGGAGGGCAGCCGAGCAGTGCAAG GCTACTCGGCACTGCCAGGATCACGTCTGGCTGTAA
- the SFTPB gene encoding pulmonary surfactant-associated protein B isoform X7, with amino-acid sequence MTAIKCGALDRCVQTWWNQASNESVWNRSSNEDMCADCKQLISLLVRMAKESAFKKSLQEYLEAECTNLPLQTLIPQCQALVKDYYARLIASLEKQLDPGVICSQLGACPADLPGSQDAWMWLLRGLLPQLPGQRPILPGGGHTQESPGEATLPIPLPLCWLCRTFVGKAEAVIPKAAIGKAMSKLCYIMPGVVAGMCQCLMEKYTVIIVDTIVSKLGPRLVCGMMLMCTSQEENCGPESLLPATAEGCRVCLALSGQVAASQVGPDRSRRAVEAALSGACSPSSPSWPQCHHFISQHQPKLSALLMEPWDPQTTCQELGACRAEQLWPSSTPCAQGPTYWCSSWRAAEQCKATRHCQDHVWL; translated from the exons ATGACCGCTATCAAGTGTGGTGCTTTGGATCGCTGTGTCCAGACTTGGTGGAATCAAGCCAGCAACGAGAGTGTCTGGAACAGAAGCAGCAAT GAGGACATGTGCGCAGACTGCAAGCAACTCATCTCCCTCCTGGTGCGCATGGCCAAGGAATCGGCCTTTAAG AAGTCTCTCCAGGAGTATTTGGAGGCCGAGTGTACCAACCTGCCACTCCAGACACTCATCCCGCAGTGCCAGGCCTTGGTCAAGGACTACTATGCCCGTCTGATTGCCAGCCTGGAAAAACAACTT GATCCCGGCGTCATCTGCTCCCAGCTGGGCGCCTGTCCCGCTGACCTTCCAGGAAGCCAAGATGCCTGGATGTGGCTGCTCCGAGGGCTCCTCCCACAGCTGCCAGGCCAGAGGCCCATCCTGCCCGGGGGGGGCCACACGCAG GAGTCCCCCGGGGAGGCCACGCTGCCCATCCCCCTGCCTCTCTGCTGGCTGTGCCGGACGTTTGTGGGCAAGGCAGAGGCGGTCATCCCCAAG GCCGCTATTGGCAAAGCCATGTCCAAACTCTGCTACATCATGCCCGGGGTTGTTGCTGGCATGTGCCAGTGCCTGATGGAGAAATACACGGTGATCATCGTGGACACCATTGTCAGCAAGCTGGGCCCCCGCCTGGTCTGTGGAATGATGCTCATGTGCACCTCCCAGGAGGAGAACTGTGGCCCAG AGAGCCTGTTGCCGGCCACAGCCGAGGGGTGTCGGGTGTGCCTAGCGCTCAGCGGCCAAGTGGCAGCCTCTCAGGTGGGGCCGGATCGCAGCAGGAGGGCCGTGGAGGCAGCCCTGTCCGGAGCCTGCagcccttcctctccctcctggccGCAG TGCCACCACTTCATCTCCCAGCACCAGCCCAAGCTCTCGGCACTGTTGATGGAGCCCTGGGACCCCCAGACTACCTGCCAg gaactgggcgccTGCAGAGCCGAGCAGCTGTGGCCAAGCTCCACTCCTTGTGCCCAGGGACCCACTTACTGGTGCTCCAGCTGGAGGGCAGCCGAGCAGTGCAAG GCTACTCGGCACTGCCAGGATCACGTCTGGCTGTAA
- the SFTPB gene encoding pulmonary surfactant-associated protein B isoform X4 — protein sequence MPDRQITMWAPILLGLLSGGLVLTSEIQNECAKGAAYWCSNLMTAIKCGALDRCVQTWWNQASNESVWNRSSNEDMCADCKQLISLLVRMAKESAFKSLQEYLEAECTNLPLQTLIPQCQALVKDYYARLIASLEKQLDPGVICSQLGACPADLPGSQDAWMWLLRGLLPQLPGQRPILPGGGHTQESPGEATLPIPLPLCWLCRTFVGKAEAVIPKAAIGKAMSKLCYIMPGVVAGMCQCLMEKYTVIIVDTIVSKLGPRLVCGMMLMCTSQEENCGPESLLPATAEGCRVCLALSGQVAASQVGPDRSRRAVEAALSGACSPSSPSWPQCHHFISQHQPKLSALLMEPWDPQTTCQELGACRAEQLWPSSTPCAQGPTYWCSSWRAAEQCKATRHCQDHVWL from the exons ATGCCTGACAGACAGATCACCATGTGGGCCCCCATCCTGCTCGGCCTGCTCTCCGGAGGCCTGG tCCTAACCAGTGAGATCCAGAATGAATGTGCCAAGGGAGCAGCATACTGGTGCAGCAACTTAATGACCGCTATCAAGTGTGGTGCTTTGGATCGCTGTGTCCAGACTTGGTGGAATCAAGCCAGCAACGAGAGTGTCTGGAACAGAAGCAGCAAT GAGGACATGTGCGCAGACTGCAAGCAACTCATCTCCCTCCTGGTGCGCATGGCCAAGGAATCGGCCTTTAAG TCTCTCCAGGAGTATTTGGAGGCCGAGTGTACCAACCTGCCACTCCAGACACTCATCCCGCAGTGCCAGGCCTTGGTCAAGGACTACTATGCCCGTCTGATTGCCAGCCTGGAAAAACAACTT GATCCCGGCGTCATCTGCTCCCAGCTGGGCGCCTGTCCCGCTGACCTTCCAGGAAGCCAAGATGCCTGGATGTGGCTGCTCCGAGGGCTCCTCCCACAGCTGCCAGGCCAGAGGCCCATCCTGCCCGGGGGGGGCCACACGCAG GAGTCCCCCGGGGAGGCCACGCTGCCCATCCCCCTGCCTCTCTGCTGGCTGTGCCGGACGTTTGTGGGCAAGGCAGAGGCGGTCATCCCCAAG GCCGCTATTGGCAAAGCCATGTCCAAACTCTGCTACATCATGCCCGGGGTTGTTGCTGGCATGTGCCAGTGCCTGATGGAGAAATACACGGTGATCATCGTGGACACCATTGTCAGCAAGCTGGGCCCCCGCCTGGTCTGTGGAATGATGCTCATGTGCACCTCCCAGGAGGAGAACTGTGGCCCAG AGAGCCTGTTGCCGGCCACAGCCGAGGGGTGTCGGGTGTGCCTAGCGCTCAGCGGCCAAGTGGCAGCCTCTCAGGTGGGGCCGGATCGCAGCAGGAGGGCCGTGGAGGCAGCCCTGTCCGGAGCCTGCagcccttcctctccctcctggccGCAG TGCCACCACTTCATCTCCCAGCACCAGCCCAAGCTCTCGGCACTGTTGATGGAGCCCTGGGACCCCCAGACTACCTGCCAg gaactgggcgccTGCAGAGCCGAGCAGCTGTGGCCAAGCTCCACTCCTTGTGCCCAGGGACCCACTTACTGGTGCTCCAGCTGGAGGGCAGCCGAGCAGTGCAAG GCTACTCGGCACTGCCAGGATCACGTCTGGCTGTAA
- the SFTPB gene encoding pulmonary surfactant-associated protein B isoform X5 has protein sequence MLAGEFWELKSKFPSSCQVLTSEIQNECAKGAAYWCSNLMTAIKCGALDRCVQTWWNQASNESVWNRSSNEDMCADCKQLISLLVRMAKESAFKKSLQEYLEAECTNLPLQTLIPQCQALVKDYYARLIASLEKQLDPGVICSQLGACPADLPGSQDAWMWLLRGLLPQLPGQRPILPGGGHTQESPGEATLPIPLPLCWLCRTFVGKAEAVIPKAAIGKAMSKLCYIMPGVVAGMCQCLMEKYTVIIVDTIVSKLGPRLVCGMMLMCTSQEENCGPESLLPATAEGCRVCLALSGQVAASQVGPDRSRRAVEAALSGACSPSSPSWPQCHHFISQHQPKLSALLMEPWDPQTTCQELGACRAEQLWPSSTPCAQGPTYWCSSWRAAEQCKATRHCQDHVWL, from the exons atgctggctggggaattctgggagttgaagtccaaatttccctcaagttgccaag tCCTAACCAGTGAGATCCAGAATGAATGTGCCAAGGGAGCAGCATACTGGTGCAGCAACTTAATGACCGCTATCAAGTGTGGTGCTTTGGATCGCTGTGTCCAGACTTGGTGGAATCAAGCCAGCAACGAGAGTGTCTGGAACAGAAGCAGCAAT GAGGACATGTGCGCAGACTGCAAGCAACTCATCTCCCTCCTGGTGCGCATGGCCAAGGAATCGGCCTTTAAG AAGTCTCTCCAGGAGTATTTGGAGGCCGAGTGTACCAACCTGCCACTCCAGACACTCATCCCGCAGTGCCAGGCCTTGGTCAAGGACTACTATGCCCGTCTGATTGCCAGCCTGGAAAAACAACTT GATCCCGGCGTCATCTGCTCCCAGCTGGGCGCCTGTCCCGCTGACCTTCCAGGAAGCCAAGATGCCTGGATGTGGCTGCTCCGAGGGCTCCTCCCACAGCTGCCAGGCCAGAGGCCCATCCTGCCCGGGGGGGGCCACACGCAG GAGTCCCCCGGGGAGGCCACGCTGCCCATCCCCCTGCCTCTCTGCTGGCTGTGCCGGACGTTTGTGGGCAAGGCAGAGGCGGTCATCCCCAAG GCCGCTATTGGCAAAGCCATGTCCAAACTCTGCTACATCATGCCCGGGGTTGTTGCTGGCATGTGCCAGTGCCTGATGGAGAAATACACGGTGATCATCGTGGACACCATTGTCAGCAAGCTGGGCCCCCGCCTGGTCTGTGGAATGATGCTCATGTGCACCTCCCAGGAGGAGAACTGTGGCCCAG AGAGCCTGTTGCCGGCCACAGCCGAGGGGTGTCGGGTGTGCCTAGCGCTCAGCGGCCAAGTGGCAGCCTCTCAGGTGGGGCCGGATCGCAGCAGGAGGGCCGTGGAGGCAGCCCTGTCCGGAGCCTGCagcccttcctctccctcctggccGCAG TGCCACCACTTCATCTCCCAGCACCAGCCCAAGCTCTCGGCACTGTTGATGGAGCCCTGGGACCCCCAGACTACCTGCCAg gaactgggcgccTGCAGAGCCGAGCAGCTGTGGCCAAGCTCCACTCCTTGTGCCCAGGGACCCACTTACTGGTGCTCCAGCTGGAGGGCAGCCGAGCAGTGCAAG GCTACTCGGCACTGCCAGGATCACGTCTGGCTGTAA
- the SFTPB gene encoding pulmonary surfactant-associated protein B isoform X8 → MTAIKCGALDRCVQTWWNQASNESVWNRSSNEDMCADCKQLISLLVRMAKESAFKSLQEYLEAECTNLPLQTLIPQCQALVKDYYARLIASLEKQLDPGVICSQLGACPADLPGSQDAWMWLLRGLLPQLPGQRPILPGGGHTQESPGEATLPIPLPLCWLCRTFVGKAEAVIPKAAIGKAMSKLCYIMPGVVAGMCQCLMEKYTVIIVDTIVSKLGPRLVCGMMLMCTSQEENCGPESLLPATAEGCRVCLALSGQVAASQVGPDRSRRAVEAALSGACSPSSPSWPQCHHFISQHQPKLSALLMEPWDPQTTCQELGACRAEQLWPSSTPCAQGPTYWCSSWRAAEQCKATRHCQDHVWL, encoded by the exons ATGACCGCTATCAAGTGTGGTGCTTTGGATCGCTGTGTCCAGACTTGGTGGAATCAAGCCAGCAACGAGAGTGTCTGGAACAGAAGCAGCAAT GAGGACATGTGCGCAGACTGCAAGCAACTCATCTCCCTCCTGGTGCGCATGGCCAAGGAATCGGCCTTTAAG TCTCTCCAGGAGTATTTGGAGGCCGAGTGTACCAACCTGCCACTCCAGACACTCATCCCGCAGTGCCAGGCCTTGGTCAAGGACTACTATGCCCGTCTGATTGCCAGCCTGGAAAAACAACTT GATCCCGGCGTCATCTGCTCCCAGCTGGGCGCCTGTCCCGCTGACCTTCCAGGAAGCCAAGATGCCTGGATGTGGCTGCTCCGAGGGCTCCTCCCACAGCTGCCAGGCCAGAGGCCCATCCTGCCCGGGGGGGGCCACACGCAG GAGTCCCCCGGGGAGGCCACGCTGCCCATCCCCCTGCCTCTCTGCTGGCTGTGCCGGACGTTTGTGGGCAAGGCAGAGGCGGTCATCCCCAAG GCCGCTATTGGCAAAGCCATGTCCAAACTCTGCTACATCATGCCCGGGGTTGTTGCTGGCATGTGCCAGTGCCTGATGGAGAAATACACGGTGATCATCGTGGACACCATTGTCAGCAAGCTGGGCCCCCGCCTGGTCTGTGGAATGATGCTCATGTGCACCTCCCAGGAGGAGAACTGTGGCCCAG AGAGCCTGTTGCCGGCCACAGCCGAGGGGTGTCGGGTGTGCCTAGCGCTCAGCGGCCAAGTGGCAGCCTCTCAGGTGGGGCCGGATCGCAGCAGGAGGGCCGTGGAGGCAGCCCTGTCCGGAGCCTGCagcccttcctctccctcctggccGCAG TGCCACCACTTCATCTCCCAGCACCAGCCCAAGCTCTCGGCACTGTTGATGGAGCCCTGGGACCCCCAGACTACCTGCCAg gaactgggcgccTGCAGAGCCGAGCAGCTGTGGCCAAGCTCCACTCCTTGTGCCCAGGGACCCACTTACTGGTGCTCCAGCTGGAGGGCAGCCGAGCAGTGCAAG GCTACTCGGCACTGCCAGGATCACGTCTGGCTGTAA
- the SFTPB gene encoding pulmonary surfactant-associated protein B isoform X1 yields the protein MPDRQITMWAPILLGLLSGGLVLTSEIQNECAKGAAYWCSNLMTAIKCGALDRCVQTWWNQASNESVWNRSSNEDMCADCKQLISLLVRMAKESAFKVTKQSLNVPALWSLQEYLEAECTNLPLQTLIPQCQALVKDYYARLIASLEKQLDPGVICSQLGACPADLPGSQDAWMWLLRGLLPQLPGQRPILPGGGHTQESPGEATLPIPLPLCWLCRTFVGKAEAVIPKAAIGKAMSKLCYIMPGVVAGMCQCLMEKYTVIIVDTIVSKLGPRLVCGMMLMCTSQEENCGPESLLPATAEGCRVCLALSGQVAASQVGPDRSRRAVEAALSGACSPSSPSWPQCHHFISQHQPKLSALLMEPWDPQTTCQELGACRAEQLWPSSTPCAQGPTYWCSSWRAAEQCKATRHCQDHVWL from the exons ATGCCTGACAGACAGATCACCATGTGGGCCCCCATCCTGCTCGGCCTGCTCTCCGGAGGCCTGG tCCTAACCAGTGAGATCCAGAATGAATGTGCCAAGGGAGCAGCATACTGGTGCAGCAACTTAATGACCGCTATCAAGTGTGGTGCTTTGGATCGCTGTGTCCAGACTTGGTGGAATCAAGCCAGCAACGAGAGTGTCTGGAACAGAAGCAGCAAT GAGGACATGTGCGCAGACTGCAAGCAACTCATCTCCCTCCTGGTGCGCATGGCCAAGGAATCGGCCTTTAAGGTGACCAAGCAATCCCTGAATGTTCCAGCTCTGTGG TCTCTCCAGGAGTATTTGGAGGCCGAGTGTACCAACCTGCCACTCCAGACACTCATCCCGCAGTGCCAGGCCTTGGTCAAGGACTACTATGCCCGTCTGATTGCCAGCCTGGAAAAACAACTT GATCCCGGCGTCATCTGCTCCCAGCTGGGCGCCTGTCCCGCTGACCTTCCAGGAAGCCAAGATGCCTGGATGTGGCTGCTCCGAGGGCTCCTCCCACAGCTGCCAGGCCAGAGGCCCATCCTGCCCGGGGGGGGCCACACGCAG GAGTCCCCCGGGGAGGCCACGCTGCCCATCCCCCTGCCTCTCTGCTGGCTGTGCCGGACGTTTGTGGGCAAGGCAGAGGCGGTCATCCCCAAG GCCGCTATTGGCAAAGCCATGTCCAAACTCTGCTACATCATGCCCGGGGTTGTTGCTGGCATGTGCCAGTGCCTGATGGAGAAATACACGGTGATCATCGTGGACACCATTGTCAGCAAGCTGGGCCCCCGCCTGGTCTGTGGAATGATGCTCATGTGCACCTCCCAGGAGGAGAACTGTGGCCCAG AGAGCCTGTTGCCGGCCACAGCCGAGGGGTGTCGGGTGTGCCTAGCGCTCAGCGGCCAAGTGGCAGCCTCTCAGGTGGGGCCGGATCGCAGCAGGAGGGCCGTGGAGGCAGCCCTGTCCGGAGCCTGCagcccttcctctccctcctggccGCAG TGCCACCACTTCATCTCCCAGCACCAGCCCAAGCTCTCGGCACTGTTGATGGAGCCCTGGGACCCCCAGACTACCTGCCAg gaactgggcgccTGCAGAGCCGAGCAGCTGTGGCCAAGCTCCACTCCTTGTGCCCAGGGACCCACTTACTGGTGCTCCAGCTGGAGGGCAGCCGAGCAGTGCAAG GCTACTCGGCACTGCCAGGATCACGTCTGGCTGTAA